The Neoarius graeffei isolate fNeoGra1 chromosome 25, fNeoGra1.pri, whole genome shotgun sequence genome includes a region encoding these proteins:
- the frmd8 gene encoding FERM domain-containing protein 8 isoform X2 has protein sequence MEGEECDFSSEPSELSRSNRGSVSSSVTRELQLKPKHQPYKLCRQWQDLLYRFTDAHTDDITLDEPCLQYRRNVFYPKSKELQVEDESVLRLLYDEAKLNIIEGRYPCDPEHWTRLAALSCAIEIGAGLDDQQLTSAIRERKLSSLLPAHVVGGLGTGLLSTLRLRAGRRAELEQSLLKEYHTLNMHTEPRPLILQYLSICHTLPYYGCAFFVGEIDKPAQGLLQRGGRKAVSVGISLEGVYVIDIKEKHVLLGLRFSQLSWDHTYPDAEGDAHILWLEFDGEEDGTPVNKLLKIYSKQAELMSGLIEFCVELRSIGDAAASQMASAQEESVEGARGRRAGKVRRQSSVVCSRVHTLNTISYVDDGKEIKRLKPKRAASFFNKQTPPSYAAVQVTENLEQS, from the exons atgGAGGGAGAGGAGTGTGATTTTTCCTCAGAACCATCTGAACTTTCTCGCTCCAACAGAGGAAGTGTTTCTTCATCAGTCACTCGTG agctgcagttgaAGCCGAAACACCAGCCGTATAAATTGTGCCGTCAATGGCAGGATCTGCTGTACCGCTTCACTGATGCACACACAGACGACATCACACTTG ATGAGCCGTGTCTACAGTACAGGAGGAATGTTTTTTACCCCAAATCTAAAGAGCTTCAG GTGGAAGATGAGAGTGTGTTGCGGCTCCTGTATGATGAGGCTAAATTAAACATCATTGAGGGTCGGTACCCATGTGACCCTGAACACTGGACTAGATTGGCTGCTCTGTCCTGTGCAATAGAGATTGGGGCAGGACTTGATGACCAGCAGCTCACCTCTGctatcag AGAAAGGAAGTTGTCATCGCTATTGCCGGCCCATGTAGTGGGGGGCCTGGGGACGGGGCTTCTCTCCACCCTGAGGCTGAGGGCGGGGCGTCGTGCTGAACTGGAGCAGAGTCTGCTGAAGGAGTACCACACACTAAACATGCACACTGAGCCCCGCCCACTCATCCTTCAGTACCTCAGCATCTGCCACACTCTGCCCTATTACGG GTGTGCGTTCTTTGTGGGTGAGATAGATAAACCAGCTCAGGGCCTGCTGCAGCGTGGAGGGCGTAAGGCAGTGAGTGTGGGGATCAGTCTGGAGGGAGTGTACGTCATCGACATTAAGGAGAAG CATGTGCTCCTGGGTTTGCGGTTCTCACAGTTGTCATGGGATCACACGTACCCTGATGCTGAGGGAGACGCACACATCCTGTGGCTGGAGTTTGATGGAGAAGAAGATGGAACACCTGTCAATAAATTACTGAAAATTTACTCTAaacag GCGGAGTTGATGAGTGGTCTGATtgagttctgtgtggagttgcgcTCTATCGGTGATGCGGCTGCGTCCCAAATGGCTTCGGCTCAGGAGGAGAGTGTAGAGGGAGCGAGGGGGCGACGGGCGGGGAAAGTGCGCAGGCAGAGCAGTGTAGTGTGCAGCAGAGTGCACACTCTGAACACCATCAGCTATGTGGATGACG GTAAAGAGATAAAGCGTCTGAAACCGAAGAGAGCAGCATCCTTCTTCAACAAACAAACTCCTCCCTCTTATGCTGCTGTTCAGGTGACGGAAAACCTGGAGCAGAGCTGA
- the frmd8 gene encoding FERM domain-containing protein 8 isoform X1, which produces MEGEECDFSSEPSELSRSNRGSVSSSVTRAQDVLVYLVSDGAVQVCVENVGCVCVQELGRSVRDALNIPDSAQDVFAFWLCSTLLELQLKPKHQPYKLCRQWQDLLYRFTDAHTDDITLDEPCLQYRRNVFYPKSKELQVEDESVLRLLYDEAKLNIIEGRYPCDPEHWTRLAALSCAIEIGAGLDDQQLTSAIRERKLSSLLPAHVVGGLGTGLLSTLRLRAGRRAELEQSLLKEYHTLNMHTEPRPLILQYLSICHTLPYYGCAFFVGEIDKPAQGLLQRGGRKAVSVGISLEGVYVIDIKEKHVLLGLRFSQLSWDHTYPDAEGDAHILWLEFDGEEDGTPVNKLLKIYSKQAELMSGLIEFCVELRSIGDAAASQMASAQEESVEGARGRRAGKVRRQSSVVCSRVHTLNTISYVDDGKEIKRLKPKRAASFFNKQTPPSYAAVQVTENLEQS; this is translated from the exons atgGAGGGAGAGGAGTGTGATTTTTCCTCAGAACCATCTGAACTTTCTCGCTCCAACAGAGGAAGTGTTTCTTCATCAGTCACTCGTG ctcagGATGTGTTGGTGTACCTGGTGAGTGACGGGGCAGTACAGGTGTGTGTAGAGAAtgtgggctgtgtgtgtgttcaggagctCGGCCGCAGTGTGAGAGATGCCCTCAACATTCCCGATTCTGCTCAAGATGTGTTTGCCTTCTGGCTGTGCTCAACTCTCctgg agctgcagttgaAGCCGAAACACCAGCCGTATAAATTGTGCCGTCAATGGCAGGATCTGCTGTACCGCTTCACTGATGCACACACAGACGACATCACACTTG ATGAGCCGTGTCTACAGTACAGGAGGAATGTTTTTTACCCCAAATCTAAAGAGCTTCAG GTGGAAGATGAGAGTGTGTTGCGGCTCCTGTATGATGAGGCTAAATTAAACATCATTGAGGGTCGGTACCCATGTGACCCTGAACACTGGACTAGATTGGCTGCTCTGTCCTGTGCAATAGAGATTGGGGCAGGACTTGATGACCAGCAGCTCACCTCTGctatcag AGAAAGGAAGTTGTCATCGCTATTGCCGGCCCATGTAGTGGGGGGCCTGGGGACGGGGCTTCTCTCCACCCTGAGGCTGAGGGCGGGGCGTCGTGCTGAACTGGAGCAGAGTCTGCTGAAGGAGTACCACACACTAAACATGCACACTGAGCCCCGCCCACTCATCCTTCAGTACCTCAGCATCTGCCACACTCTGCCCTATTACGG GTGTGCGTTCTTTGTGGGTGAGATAGATAAACCAGCTCAGGGCCTGCTGCAGCGTGGAGGGCGTAAGGCAGTGAGTGTGGGGATCAGTCTGGAGGGAGTGTACGTCATCGACATTAAGGAGAAG CATGTGCTCCTGGGTTTGCGGTTCTCACAGTTGTCATGGGATCACACGTACCCTGATGCTGAGGGAGACGCACACATCCTGTGGCTGGAGTTTGATGGAGAAGAAGATGGAACACCTGTCAATAAATTACTGAAAATTTACTCTAaacag GCGGAGTTGATGAGTGGTCTGATtgagttctgtgtggagttgcgcTCTATCGGTGATGCGGCTGCGTCCCAAATGGCTTCGGCTCAGGAGGAGAGTGTAGAGGGAGCGAGGGGGCGACGGGCGGGGAAAGTGCGCAGGCAGAGCAGTGTAGTGTGCAGCAGAGTGCACACTCTGAACACCATCAGCTATGTGGATGACG GTAAAGAGATAAAGCGTCTGAAACCGAAGAGAGCAGCATCCTTCTTCAACAAACAAACTCCTCCCTCTTATGCTGCTGTTCAGGTGACGGAAAACCTGGAGCAGAGCTGA